The following coding sequences lie in one bacterium genomic window:
- a CDS encoding formylmethanofuran dehydrogenase subunit C — translation RPDAFAALDGAEIARLPVWHGKEKASLGDFFRVSGGRSDEVRVAGDASRVQHLGSGMAGGRLVIEGSAGAHVGAGMTGGRIVVEGDAGPWAGAEMRGGVLEIRGNAGPHLAAAYAGSPRGMTGGLVLVHGSAGDLVGERMRRGVVAVAGDVGDYAGTGMLAGTLLVFGRLGRRPGAGLRRGTIVAGSEVELLPTFRYACTYRPTFLLVYLRRLRQAYGFDIEPRFFEGAYRRYNGDFADLGRGEILVWTTP, via the coding sequence CCGTCCGGACGCGTTCGCCGCGCTGGATGGAGCGGAGATCGCGCGGCTTCCGGTCTGGCACGGGAAGGAGAAGGCGAGCCTCGGCGACTTCTTCCGGGTGAGCGGCGGCCGCTCGGACGAGGTCCGCGTCGCGGGCGATGCGAGCCGCGTCCAGCACCTCGGCAGCGGGATGGCGGGCGGCCGGCTGGTGATCGAGGGCAGCGCCGGCGCGCACGTGGGCGCGGGGATGACGGGCGGGCGCATCGTTGTCGAAGGCGATGCGGGGCCGTGGGCCGGCGCCGAGATGCGGGGCGGCGTGCTGGAAATCCGCGGCAACGCGGGCCCGCACCTCGCCGCGGCGTACGCGGGAAGCCCCCGCGGCATGACCGGCGGGCTCGTGCTCGTCCACGGCTCGGCGGGCGACCTCGTGGGCGAGCGGATGCGCCGCGGCGTCGTGGCGGTGGCCGGCGACGTGGGGGACTACGCCGGCACCGGGATGCTGGCCGGCACGCTCCTGGTCTTCGGCCGGCTCGGCCGGCGGCCGGGCGCCGGGCTGCGGCGCGGCACCATCGTCGCGGGCAGCGAGGTCGAGTTGCTGCCCACGTTCCGCTACGCCTGCACCTACCGCCCCACGTTCCTGCTCGTCTACCTGCGCAGGCTGCGCCAGGCGTACGGGTTCGACATCGAGCCGCGCTTCTTCGAGGGAGCGTACCGGCGCTACAACGGAGACTTCGCCGATCTCGGCAGAGGGGAGATCTTGGTATGGACCACGCCGTAG